In Parasphingorhabdus halotolerans, a single window of DNA contains:
- a CDS encoding dicarboxylate/amino acid:cation symporter — translation MLATWFKIPLWQRVIAALVLGVVAGLFWGPDAEQIKWIGDFFIKSIKMLVVPLIFFSLVAGVAALGDLRKLGSVGGRAMILFVITGQIAAWLGLALGTFFQPGKGVDTSAIQKGETPVPNETTAVDMILSIVPDSPVQVMADVRVLPLIVFALLIGIGILMAKEDGKPLAKIFDSGAIVMQKVTMIVMELTPFGVFALMAWVAGTLGPDALLSLAKLVGLNYLGCLLIIGVMYSAMIKFIAKLPVIDFFRGIIDAIAVSYSTASSNATLPVTLRCVERNLGVSNSVASFVVSLGATINMNGTAMYLGLATLFGAQIFGVDLSFGDYVLISITSTLGAVGAAGIPGAGLIMMALVFGSVGVPLETIAFVAGVDRIMDMMRTTTNVSGDAAVAVTVASMTGEIDRAEMISADDV, via the coding sequence ATGCTAGCTACCTGGTTCAAAATTCCGTTGTGGCAGCGCGTGATTGCGGCGCTTGTTCTGGGCGTGGTAGCAGGCCTTTTCTGGGGCCCTGATGCAGAGCAAATCAAATGGATCGGTGATTTCTTCATCAAATCGATCAAGATGCTGGTCGTTCCCCTAATCTTTTTCTCGTTAGTGGCCGGTGTTGCCGCGCTGGGTGACTTGCGCAAATTGGGCAGCGTCGGCGGACGGGCCATGATACTTTTTGTCATTACCGGTCAGATTGCCGCGTGGCTAGGACTGGCACTCGGCACGTTTTTCCAGCCCGGCAAAGGCGTCGATACCAGCGCGATCCAAAAGGGCGAAACACCGGTTCCGAACGAGACTACTGCGGTTGACATGATCCTGTCCATCGTCCCGGACAGCCCGGTTCAGGTGATGGCGGACGTTCGCGTTTTACCGCTTATCGTGTTTGCGCTGCTGATTGGTATCGGCATCCTGATGGCCAAGGAAGACGGCAAGCCGCTCGCCAAAATATTCGATAGCGGCGCGATTGTGATGCAGAAAGTCACGATGATTGTCATGGAACTCACCCCCTTTGGTGTGTTCGCACTAATGGCCTGGGTTGCAGGAACCTTGGGGCCGGATGCTCTTTTATCGCTCGCCAAGCTGGTCGGGCTTAATTATCTCGGCTGCCTGCTTATTATCGGCGTGATGTATAGCGCGATGATCAAATTTATCGCAAAACTGCCAGTGATTGATTTCTTCCGCGGGATTATTGATGCAATTGCCGTCAGCTATTCCACCGCCTCATCCAATGCGACATTGCCGGTCACCCTGCGATGCGTCGAGCGCAATCTGGGCGTCAGCAATTCAGTCGCAAGCTTCGTCGTATCACTCGGCGCGACGATCAACATGAACGGCACCGCGATGTATCTGGGCCTCGCCACATTATTCGGCGCGCAGATATTCGGCGTCGACCTTAGCTTTGGTGATTATGTCCTGATATCCATCACCTCCACGCTTGGCGCAGTTGGCGCAGCGGGTATTCCGGGTGCGGGCCTGATCATGATGGCGCTGGTATTCGGCAGCGTCGGTGTCCCCCTCGAAACCATCGCCTTTGTTGCTGGCGTGGACCGGATCATGGACATGATGCGCACGACCACAAATGTCTCCGGCGATGCAGCCGTTGCGGTAACAGTGGCATCAATGACTGGAGAGATTGACCGGGCAGAAATGATCTCGGCGGATGATGTTTAG
- a CDS encoding adenylosuccinate synthase, producing the protein MANVTVIGAQWGDEGKGKIVDWLSERADVVVRFQGGHNAGHTLVVGNEVYKLSLLPSGIVRGALSIIGNGVVLDPWHLRDEIKKLESQGVTINTDNFGIAETCPLILPIHRDLDAMREDASGEGKIGTTRRGIGPAYEDKVGRRAIRVCDLAHLDDLGPQLDRLCAHHDALRAGFNEPPVDRERLLNDLREIADSVLQYAQPVWKRLNEARRDGKRILFEGAQGVLLDVDHGTYPFVTSSNTISGTAAGGSGIGPSGTGYVLGITKAYTTRVGSGPFPTELNDEVGQRLGERGHEFGTVTGRQRRCGWFDAILVRQALAVSGVAGIALTKLDVLDGFEELKICVGYDLDGVTYDYLPPHHQDQAAVKPIYETMPGWNETTAGARSWADLPAQAIKYIKRVEELIQCPVALVSTSPEREDTILVTDPFAD; encoded by the coding sequence ATGGCAAATGTAACGGTAATCGGCGCACAATGGGGTGATGAGGGCAAAGGCAAGATTGTCGACTGGCTTTCTGAACGCGCCGATGTTGTGGTGCGCTTTCAGGGCGGTCATAATGCAGGCCATACGCTGGTTGTGGGTAATGAGGTTTATAAACTCTCGCTGCTGCCATCGGGCATCGTGCGGGGCGCGCTTTCGATCATTGGTAACGGCGTGGTGCTTGATCCCTGGCATTTGCGTGACGAAATCAAGAAACTCGAGAGCCAGGGCGTCACGATCAACACCGATAATTTTGGCATCGCTGAAACCTGTCCACTGATCCTGCCGATCCACCGTGATCTCGATGCGATGCGCGAAGATGCGAGCGGCGAGGGCAAAATCGGCACGACCCGACGCGGTATCGGGCCAGCTTATGAAGACAAGGTTGGTCGCCGCGCGATTCGTGTTTGCGATCTCGCGCATCTGGATGATTTGGGACCGCAGCTCGACCGGCTCTGCGCGCATCATGATGCCTTGCGGGCCGGTTTTAACGAGCCGCCAGTGGACCGCGAACGCCTTCTCAATGATTTGCGCGAAATTGCCGATAGCGTGCTGCAATATGCGCAACCGGTGTGGAAACGCCTCAATGAAGCACGGCGCGACGGCAAACGGATATTGTTCGAAGGCGCGCAGGGCGTGCTGCTTGATGTCGATCACGGCACCTATCCTTTTGTCACCAGCTCGAACACAATTTCCGGCACGGCGGCTGGTGGTTCGGGCATTGGGCCATCAGGGACTGGCTATGTGCTGGGCATTACCAAAGCCTATACGACGCGGGTTGGTTCCGGGCCGTTCCCGACCGAACTGAACGACGAAGTTGGCCAGCGGCTGGGCGAGCGTGGCCATGAATTTGGTACGGTGACCGGTCGGCAGCGCCGCTGCGGCTGGTTTGACGCCATATTGGTCCGGCAGGCTCTGGCTGTATCCGGGGTTGCAGGCATCGCTTTGACCAAGCTGGATGTGCTCGACGGGTTTGAGGAACTGAAAATATGTGTCGGCTATGATCTGGATGGCGTGACCTATGATTATCTCCCACCGCATCATCAGGACCAGGCAGCGGTGAAACCGATTTATGAAACCATGCCGGGCTGGAATGAAACGACGGCAGGTGCGCGCAGCTGGGCTGATTTACCGGCGCAGGCGATTAAATATATCAAGCGTGTTGAGGAATTGATTCAGTGCCCGGTGGCGCTGGTGTCCACCTCGCCGGAGCGGGAAGACACTATTTTGGTAACTGATCCTTTTGCGGATTAG
- a CDS encoding SLC13 family permease has protein sequence MIDLILHIIDEFIGEHKAIIGLAILGVMFTGFIMERFPAAVVAVIGACAFLFLGIIDSDGLFSVFSNTAPITIAAMFILSGALLRTGTIDAIAGFIIARAKKHPKLAVAEMFLGAFVASAFMNNTPVVLVLIPIILRLSRATGYSPKKLLIPLSFICILGGTTTLIGTSTNLIVDAVARDNGLPGFGIFEITPFGLIAAAAGTTMMVLFSSWLLPAGQVSGAFESSDESDFLTELTVCRKGEFVRKQIKDVPLFRRPGVTVTAVKRLASYIRHDLEDHVLRVDDRVVVKLDLAELISLRESDDFKIGIVRSGDTGPLGEELVEATVAPSHPSIGNRLYDIPFLAQLNVRVLGMTRYRNLPRSDLTNARIHAADRLLVTGSSEDIQRMYQNPNLFGVGQTKIRAFRRDRAPIAIGALVAVVVLAAFNVLSIAVAAILAVGAILFARCIDAEEAWGSLDGNVLVLIFGMLAVGLGLEQAGSVDFLVENLTPFLRDIPPWGVVFAVYALSVLLTEIVTNNAVAIIITPIAIALGNQLGVDPRALVIAVMFAASASFATPIGYQTNTLVYAAGNYKFTDFFKAGIPLTLGVGSATCLAISYSM, from the coding sequence GCGAGCATAAGGCCATAATCGGCCTCGCCATATTGGGCGTTATGTTTACCGGCTTTATCATGGAGCGGTTTCCCGCCGCCGTTGTCGCCGTCATCGGGGCCTGCGCGTTTCTGTTCCTCGGAATTATAGATTCCGACGGTTTATTCTCGGTCTTTTCCAACACTGCGCCCATTACGATTGCCGCGATGTTCATCCTGTCTGGCGCGCTCCTGCGCACCGGCACGATTGACGCGATTGCAGGGTTCATTATCGCGCGGGCCAAGAAACATCCCAAGCTCGCGGTGGCCGAGATGTTTCTCGGCGCCTTTGTCGCGTCGGCGTTCATGAACAACACGCCGGTAGTGCTGGTGCTAATCCCGATCATCCTGCGCCTGTCGCGAGCGACGGGATATTCGCCCAAAAAACTCCTTATCCCGCTTAGCTTTATCTGCATATTGGGCGGTACAACGACGCTGATCGGCACCTCCACCAACCTTATCGTTGATGCGGTGGCGCGGGACAATGGCCTGCCTGGTTTCGGAATTTTCGAGATTACGCCTTTCGGTCTGATCGCCGCTGCGGCGGGCACTACGATGATGGTCCTGTTTAGCAGCTGGTTATTACCCGCCGGTCAGGTTAGCGGCGCGTTTGAAAGCAGCGACGAGAGTGATTTCCTTACCGAGCTGACCGTTTGCCGCAAAGGCGAATTTGTCCGGAAACAGATCAAGGATGTACCGCTATTCCGGCGCCCCGGCGTGACTGTTACAGCGGTGAAACGCCTCGCCAGCTACATCCGTCATGATCTGGAGGACCATGTTCTGCGCGTGGATGACCGGGTTGTCGTCAAGCTGGATCTGGCCGAACTTATTTCGCTACGGGAATCCGACGATTTCAAAATCGGCATTGTCCGCTCCGGCGATACCGGGCCACTGGGCGAAGAGCTGGTTGAGGCCACAGTCGCCCCAAGTCACCCCAGCATCGGCAACCGGCTTTATGATATTCCATTTCTGGCGCAGTTAAACGTACGCGTGCTCGGCATGACGCGCTATCGCAACCTGCCCCGATCTGACCTTACCAATGCCCGCATCCATGCCGCCGACCGCTTACTCGTCACCGGATCAAGTGAAGATATTCAGCGCATGTACCAGAATCCAAATCTGTTCGGTGTCGGCCAAACCAAGATCCGCGCCTTCCGCCGCGACCGCGCCCCGATTGCAATTGGCGCGCTGGTTGCTGTGGTCGTGCTCGCTGCTTTTAATGTGCTGTCGATTGCGGTCGCCGCGATATTGGCAGTAGGCGCGATTCTGTTTGCGCGCTGTATTGATGCCGAGGAAGCATGGGGCTCGCTCGATGGCAATGTGTTGGTGTTGATTTTCGGAATGCTGGCGGTTGGCCTTGGCCTCGAACAAGCAGGCAGCGTCGATTTCTTGGTTGAAAACCTCACACCCTTTCTTCGCGATATCCCGCCTTGGGGCGTCGTCTTTGCCGTTTATGCGTTGTCGGTATTGCTCACAGAAATTGTTACCAACAACGCAGTAGCCATCATCATTACGCCGATTGCGATTGCGCTCGGCAACCAGCTGGGCGTCGATCCGCGCGCGCTGGTGATCGCAGTGATGTTCGCTGCTTCGGCCAGCTTTGCAACGCCGATTGGTTATCAAACCAACACTCTCGTTTACGCAGCAGGCAATTATAAATTTACCGACTTTTTCAAGGCCGGTATTCCGCTTACGCTGGGTGTGGGATCAGCCACTTGTCTGGCAATCAGCTACTCGATGTAA
- a CDS encoding L,D-transpeptidase family protein, with product MTALIVSGCTTAPPTSETVNQRDISESANKPPSLPSGVKADRILVDKSDRTLVLFNGGKEIARYNKIRFGDVPMGHKRFEGDERTPEGKYTINGRNSASSYHLSLRVSYPNAADIAYAEARGRSAGGDIFIHGQPNGYNGAPIARDWTDGCIALSNAEIEQVWELVPDGAEIEIRP from the coding sequence TTGACGGCTTTGATCGTCTCCGGTTGCACGACCGCGCCTCCGACTTCGGAAACAGTGAACCAGCGGGATATTTCGGAATCCGCAAACAAGCCTCCATCTCTTCCATCGGGTGTGAAAGCAGACCGCATATTGGTCGACAAAAGCGACCGGACTTTGGTGCTTTTCAACGGTGGAAAAGAGATTGCGCGCTATAATAAAATCCGTTTTGGTGATGTACCGATGGGGCATAAACGTTTCGAAGGGGATGAACGCACACCGGAAGGCAAATACACGATCAATGGCCGCAATTCAGCAAGCAGCTATCACCTGAGTCTTCGCGTTTCCTATCCCAATGCTGCTGATATTGCCTATGCGGAAGCGCGCGGTAGATCGGCGGGCGGAGATATATTTATTCACGGCCAACCCAATGGTTATAATGGTGCGCCGATTGCGAGGGACTGGACGGACGGCTGCATCGCGCTCAGCAATGCGGAGATTGAGCAAGTTTGGGAATTAGTGCCCGATGGAGCCGAGATTGAGATTCGGCCGTAA
- a CDS encoding ATP phosphoribosyltransferase regulatory subunit, whose protein sequence is MQKLSNLLPEGFHDALPPNAEAASRLERDVLDTLASHGYARVSPPLAEYEDVLTARMQGAAKSDLMRFVDPISQRTLALRPDITMQIGRIAATSMADAARPLRLSYSGQVLKLRSGQLHPERSRLQIGAELIGTDSVAAASEIVSVAIEALERAGVTGITVDFTLPDLIDILAAGPLPLNEAQIAEVRGELDMKDAGGLAAMGAMGYLPLIEATGPFNEAMKRLRAFDAENLLTSRLDGISKIAASIEGKVSLTLDPTERHGFEYQSWLGFTLYAEGFVGALGRGGSYEIADARGDAEMAVGFSLYPNPLIGAGFGAKQNDVLFLPLGHDLAAAKQMRDEGWRTVAALSNKDDANAMGCTHRLDNGKPQKI, encoded by the coding sequence ATGCAAAAGCTCTCGAATCTCCTGCCCGAAGGCTTCCACGATGCACTTCCCCCCAATGCGGAAGCAGCCTCGCGGCTCGAGCGCGATGTGCTCGATACGCTGGCGAGTCACGGTTACGCACGGGTGTCGCCACCTTTGGCCGAATATGAGGATGTGCTGACGGCCCGGATGCAAGGCGCGGCCAAAAGCGACCTGATGCGCTTTGTCGATCCAATCTCGCAGCGCACACTGGCTTTGCGCCCCGATATCACGATGCAAATCGGGCGAATTGCGGCGACCAGCATGGCGGACGCCGCGCGGCCTTTGCGGCTCAGCTATTCGGGGCAAGTATTGAAATTGCGCTCTGGCCAGTTGCACCCAGAGCGCAGCCGTTTGCAAATTGGCGCCGAGCTGATTGGAACCGATAGCGTGGCTGCGGCCAGCGAGATTGTATCGGTAGCAATCGAAGCGCTGGAACGGGCCGGCGTCACGGGCATTACGGTGGATTTCACCCTGCCTGATCTCATCGATATTCTGGCAGCAGGGCCGCTGCCACTGAATGAGGCACAAATTGCCGAAGTGCGCGGCGAGCTGGATATGAAAGACGCAGGTGGCCTAGCAGCAATGGGCGCGATGGGATATCTTCCGCTTATCGAAGCAACTGGACCGTTTAATGAAGCGATGAAACGCCTGCGCGCATTTGATGCCGAAAATCTGTTAACCTCGCGGCTGGATGGCATATCGAAAATCGCTGCTAGCATCGAAGGCAAGGTCAGCCTGACGCTTGATCCGACAGAACGCCACGGGTTTGAATATCAAAGCTGGCTTGGCTTTACGCTCTATGCCGAGGGTTTTGTCGGCGCGCTTGGACGTGGCGGGAGCTATGAAATCGCGGATGCACGCGGCGATGCTGAAATGGCGGTCGGCTTTTCACTATATCCGAACCCCTTGATTGGCGCTGGCTTTGGCGCGAAGCAAAACGACGTTTTGTTCCTGCCGCTTGGCCATGATCTTGCGGCGGCGAAACAAATGCGTGACGAGGGTTGGCGCACCGTCGCTGCCCTGTCCAACAAGGACGATGCAAATGCCATGGGCTGTACGCATCGGCTGGACAACGGAAAACCCCAGAAAATTTAA